A segment of the Echinicola strongylocentroti genome:
TAATTTCATGAGCCTGCAGGACGGCTGGTCCAGATGGTCTCCGGACAATCCAAATGCAACGCACCCACAGCCTATTTATGGAGGGAACAACAACGCCCACAAACCCTCTTCCCGTTATTTGGAAGATGCCAGTTATCTGAGAATGCGAAATGTGACCTTAGGGTATACCATTCCTGGACGCATCACTGATGCATGGAAAATCGGTAGCCTCAGCGCTTATTTGTCAGCTGATAACTTGATCACGATCACTGATTATTCAGGGTTGGATCCTGAAGCAGCTGTGAATGGGGATGGGTTTTCTCCTTATCCACTGCCCAAAAGGCTGACCTTCGGTGTGAATCTTTCTTTCTGATTTAAAAAGTTACGAAATTATGAAATACCTAAATAGAAAATATTGGATTGGGCTGGCTATGCTGACCTTGTCCGCTTGTGATATAGATAGGAGTCCCTACGACTCCATTACCTCCGATGACTTGGCCAATTCCGAAACCAGTGCCCAATCAGTGACACTAGGGAATTATAGCCGGATGAAAGATTGGAGTGACAATTGGCACCGTCTTTTCGAGTACCCTTCGGATAATGTGGCGCTTAGTGGCACGACGACAGACCCATTGTTTTTTACCTATAATTATCAGCGGATCCCCAATGGTTATCGGGTGGAGGGCTTTTGGAGAAGCTCTTACCAGATTATTGTGGGGACCAATAAGGTGATCGAAGCGGTAGAAGAAGGAGGCACTGATGCCGATGATCAGTTGTTGGCAGAGAACTACTACATCCGTGCGCTGATGCATTATCAGTTGGTGAATATCCTTGGACGTCCTTATGCGCAAGGTAGGGACAATGAAGGGGTGCCGTTAAAACTGGATGGTGATCCTGAGAATATCCCGGTGAGATCCACTGTAGGTGAAGTCTATGATCAAGTAGAAGCTGACTTGTTGCGCGCTGCTTCCCTTTTTACAGAGGATAAATCCAACGTGTATGCCAGCCAAGAAGCAGCATGGGCATTGCTTTCAAGACTTTACCTGTACATGGAAGATAATTCCAAAGCCATTGAATATGCTGATAAGGTGATAGAATCAGGGAAGTTCAGCTTGGTGGATACCGACCGGTTGGCGGATTATACCAAAATGGCTCCAGAGTCTAATTCTGAAACTATTTTCGCCATCAAATTTATCCCTGATGCCGATTATGCCAGCAACGGCTGGTACACGGTGGGCTCACTGTATGCCAATATCCAAGGTACTGGCTGGGGGAGATGTACGCTTCCAGGAGGTACTTGGAAATGGTCAGGGAATATCCAGAAGATCAGCGGTATAATTCTATCAAACCTGTGGTAGTGGATGAGAGCATTACTTGGGCGTTGTATGTGGATGATAGCTATTCTTACAAATGGAAAGAAGTGACGGCATCGGGGGATGATTATGTGTATACAGAAGATGGGCAACAAAAAACGCTTCAAAAAGAAAGCGATGGACACGGCGGATACCATTATTTCATTCAGACCGAGGAAGGGAGTAAGCGCGTCTTGATCGATAATAAGCTGGATGTCAGAAACGGGTTCCCTAAATACTATGTGTTGAAGTGTTCTGGGCAAGAAGACCAAGTGCATTTGTGGTCTCCTGTAATCTCCAGATTGGCAGAGATGTACCTAAACAGGGCCGAAGCCAATGCCAAATTAGGAAATGATGTTTTGGCATTGGAGGATGTGAATATGATCCGGTCCAGAGCAGGTATTCCAGATATTGGCTTGCATACGATGGCAAACCTGGGAGACAAGTCTGTATTGGACGTGGTGTTGGAAGAGCGCCAGTTGGAGCTGGCCTATGAAGGACACAGAAAGGTGGATGTCTTCAGAAACGGCAGAACGATGAATAGGGAATACCCTGGCACTCACTTATCCGGGAATAGTCCAATCTATACTATTCCAGCCAATGATAATGCAGTGGTGGAGTACCTCCCAGAAGGGCAATTGCTCATTCATGAAGGATTGACGCAGAATCCTTGATATACTAGCTACTTAGTAATAATACAAAAAAAAGCCACTCGCAACTGCGAGTGGCTTTTTTTGTGCTCACCTGTTTCAGTGTTTTTTTTTAGGGCTTTTGGATGAGAGATGGTAGGCTTGATTTTTTGCCCAGTATGACAAGAAATAGGTGAATCATGGCAAATTTTTGTCATGGCATGTCATATAAATATATTTAATAATAATTGATTTTTTTGTGTTTAACTTTGATGAGTGTGTTAGGGGATGTACACCTTTTATGTGTGTTTTACTGTTTTAAAAAACTGTTTTTGTGACGATTTTTAATGTAAAATAATGTTTTATGGAGTTTCATGGAATAATATCGTCATTTTAAAAACACAGTAAAGTGTATTTGAATAATCATATATAAAATTGGTAAAATATACATTGTTGGTTGAGCGGAAAGGCGTAGAGCAAAGTGCTCTCCTAATCATGAATATAGAAACATAGGACCTTTACAATTATTAAATGAGTTTAATTTATGGCATCTATTTTTACCAAACCAATAACGTGTAGGGACGTTTCGGTTTTACTACTCTTACTTCTGTTTTCCTATCAAACTTCGTATGGACAGGGGACAAAGGAGCTGGCGGATGAGGTGACTTTTTCAAGTCCCAACGTGCCGGCTGGGCTCCTTGATTTCCCGCCTTATGATAAGGAAACAGTAGAGACTCCCCAAAATGCAACGGTGGATGATGAGGCCTTTGCTCGTCTTTTGGCCAGCCCAGGACTTATTGCTGGCCTAGGAGCCTATCATGGAGAGCTGGAATTAAAATATCCATCGATCTTGCCTGCCAATACCACAACGTATATTAGAGTGGACGGAAGCAATGGGCTTTTCAATTTGTTGCTAGGAGGTAGCCTCGGTGAGCTTTTAGGAGATGTGTTAAGTCTGGTAGCACTGGGTGAGCAGGAGTTCACTGTCATTGCGCGTAATGGCAGTGATGAAGTGTATTCCAGAAGCACTACTCAGGGGTTCGACACAGATCGTGCGCGAGTGGTCACTGGAGCTGATGGCAACTTCTATATTGCCATTACCCCAGATGGAGAATATGATCGGGTGTTTATAGAAAATGGTTCATTGTCATTACTTGGTTTAGGTGATGAGGTGAACCTTGATGTATATAACGCTTTTAATTATGAGTCTGCCAGCATTTGTGGCAATCCCATCGGGACTTCATATGATGTCAGTGGGGTAAACCTCGACCTGTTAAACCTGGGCGGCTCTGCAGCGGATAACCTGCATTACGCCATTGATGGTGACGAAAGTACCTATACGTCCCTCAGTCCGGGTGTGTTGAGTGTTGCGGGGGTATTGGAGCAGCATTTTTACTTTGATGGATTGGGCAAAGATACCGATGAAGTAATGGTGACATTCAGCGCCGACCCGGATGTGTTGGATGTTAATTTACTTGGGAATATTGAGCTGGTAGCCTACAATGGTGATACAGAGGTGGGGCGTCAGGATTTGGAAAATTTAGGTAGCGACTTGTTGGGCATTGCACAGTTGGACCTGCTGGGGTTATTGGCAGATGGGGAGGCCGTTACCTTTACGATGACGCCAGGGGCTGCTTTTGACCGATTTGAAATAGAGGTCAGCACCTTGCTGGATCTGGGGACTTCTCAGAGTTTAAGAGTGCACGAAGTAAGCCGTACCCCGGGGCGCCCAGTGATCGATGGCGTGGACGATGAGCAAAATATGTTGGTCTGTGCCGGTGAAGAGGTGACGCTGAATGCGACAGTGGCCAGCGGAGACCAAGTAAAATGGTACGATGCCCCTATTGGTGGCAATTTACTGCATACTGGTGCGAGCTTTAATATTGGCGAAGTAGGCGGTAAGTCTACCTATTATGCGTCGACTGTACGGCCAGGCTGTGCGGAAGAATCCATTCGTGTACCCGCTACAGTAGATATCAATAAGAATCCATTGATTTCATTAAACGGTTCTGCGGTTTATAACATCGCCGTAGGCGAATCCTTTATCCTTCCCGGCGCGACAGCGACCAATGAGGATGGATCTGATGTAGCCGTTACGTGGGCCGCCTTGGATGGGGCGCCATTTACCGCTCCGAACATTGCCGGACAATTTACCCAAGGCGGCAGGTATGTATATCGCGTATCCGCGACCGGTGCGGAATGCACCAATTTTGTGGATGTGGTAGTGAACGTATTTGACCCTGACGGATGTCCTCCTGTTTACAATAGGAGGTACGCTACGAGTGCAGAGGATTTTACCACCAGTAGCCTGCTGGGCTTACAGCTAGGCTCGGTGACCAATACCGAGTCGGCTGCGGGAAATGACATGCAGGATTACTCCGAGCTATTGGAGACAGTGGGCACTAGTCTGCTGGGACTGACAGGAGAGACCTCCCAAACTGTTCGCTGGAATACCATGGTGCCTGCTGGTACGCCGGTTTCCATCAAGCTGGGAAGGGAATATGGTGCAGCCGGAGTGGCCGGAGGAATTTATGTCCAGGCGGTCGATGGTGACCCGGTGAACGGAGATGAGCTTTTGGGCATTCGCCAAGTCGCTGATGCCAACCTTGTATCTGCTGTAAATGGCATCAATGAATTTGTCTATACATTTATTCCTGTGGACGCCAATGGCGTTCCGGTGCCTTATAATGCCGTAAAAATCTCCTTGGCCTCCTTGCTAAATGCTGTTCAGCAGGTGAGGGTGTATGGGGCCTATTATCATGAAACCAGCACTACTCTGGAGAGTTGCACTTTTGGAGCGCTGGACTATTTGACGGGATTTGAAGCTATTATTGGTGGGTTGGATGTGGCCAGTGGCTTGACTTCTGTGACTGATCCAGGTTTAGCTTTTGACAATGATGAAAGCACTTATGCGGTGATGAACAATGCCGTCGGTGCCAATGTCAGCACCAAGTTGGATGTAACCTTTGCTGCTCCGGCGATCGCAGGCGACTCCGTATTTATAAAAGTTGGTGGAGCGACAGGATTGTTGGATTTGACCTTGTTGGAAGGATATACCATTCAGCGATACCTGGGCAATCAGGAAGTGGGTGAGCCTTTGGATGTGGGATCAAGTCTTCTTGAACTGCGCTTGCTGGAAGGAGGTGCCGAACAGGCATTGACATTTATCAACGACACGCCTTTTGACAGGATTAAGATCCTGACAGGTGGAGTGGTAGAGGCCATCGATAACCTTCGTGTATATGAAATAAAACTCATCCCGCTTAGTGAGTTGGATGGGGAGCAGCACGATGATGCCACAGGTACGGATTATATGGAGATTTGTCCAGGAGATATCATCGAATTACCGGATGCCAGTTGTGACCAAATCAAATTCTTTACTGACGAGACCGGAGATACAGAAATTACGACAGACGAAATAGCCGCTTGGGCACCAGGTACCGTACAGACCGTCTATTTGCAAGTGGTACGATTTGGCTGTGAAGATGGCATTGACAGAAGGCCGATAGAAATCCGAGTGAAAGAATCTTCAGGTGATCTTTTAGAGAATATCTTGGTCAATGGCATAGATGCAGGTGCATTTTGTCCTTCTTCTGGCCCTGTTACCTTGGAAGCTGGCCTGATTTCAGGTGCACCATCCGGTGTGGCTTATCAGTGGTTTGTTGACAATGCCGGTACCCCTGAGCCACTTTCTGGAGAGACCAATGCCACTTTAGAACTGTCAGGTCTTACTGCTGGAGAGCATACTTATTATTTATCACTTTCGGCGGATGGTTTCTGTACACCAGCTCCTATTCCGGTAGATTTTACCATCAATAGAAATGCTACAGAGGACGACATCCATATCGACGACCTCACACAATGTGTAGGTGTGCCAGCGATGCTGTCCCCCTCCAGCGATATTGCCAACCCTGTCTTTACGTGGTATTACGACGCTGCCAAAACCACCCCTATCACAGATGGGGACACGGATGGCGGTGTGTCTTACGCCATTAATGCTGATGGTGAGCTGACTATCACAGGAATAGCGGACGGTTCTAGCGAAGTAGTTTATGTGACTGTTACGGGTGATGAGGTTTGTGAAAATATAGAAGGCAAGGAAGTGACCGTTACCGTATCCGATGACCTTCCTGCGCCTACGTTTACCACGGCGGATGTGAGGCTGTGTGGAACAGGACAAGACGCCGTATTTGAGGTGACCAACTCGGCAGGAGGGTTTACTTATACAGTATATGACGCTGAGACTGGAGGTACGGAAGTAACTGCAGGAGTGAGTATCGCAGATAATATCATTACCATTAGCAATGTGACTGCTGATGCGTCCTATTGGGTGGCTGTAAATGGTGCAGGAGGCTGTATCGGTACCGTCAGAAGTGAGATCAGTGTTGCTGTTCTTCCGATTGCCAATGAAGCTGACCTGGAAGTGATCGGTGCCCCGATTTGTGAAGGGGAAACAACCACTTTGTCAGCATCAAGTGCTACGGTGACCAATCCGATTTTTAGATGGTACAGTGATGCTGACCTGACCAATTTGATTTTTGAAGGCTTTGACTACGAAGTTTCGCCTTCTTCGACTACCACTTATTATGTGACCGTCCAGGGAGATGGCATTTGCGAAAACCTTCCTGGAACAGCCGATGCGGCTACCTTGACGGTAAATGAAGTACCGGATGTACCGGGTGTTTCCGGTGATGTAAGGATTTCGGAAGGCTTCGGTACGATGCTCAGTGCATCAGTAGGAGATACTACTCCGGCGGATGTACAAATCGTTTGGTACGATGAAACAGGAAATGAATTGGCCACTGGGGCCTCATACAACACAGGACCTTTGAACCAAGGAACCTATACCTACTATGCGCAAGCCCGCAATACCGTTTCCGGCTGTACATCAGCGGGCAGAGGAGAAGTGACCGTCACCGTAGGGCCTCCCAATCCAATTGAAGATTGTACGATAGCCAATGCTCAGACCAATGGTACCGATCCAGTATGTGTGCTTTGCTCGGTAGAAGATCCCGATAATGCGGTGGACGGTAACCTCAACACCTTTGCTAGGTTTGTAGCACCAGCTTCTGTGTCCGGTGGTGTTTGGCAAGAGCTTAAATTTCCATCCAATGGCACTGCAGGCGATACCATCACCGTGACCATTGGCAGTGGAGGATCATTGATCGATCTTGACTTGCTGAGCGGGTTGCAGTTTGAAACATATAACGGGCTTACGTCCAATAGTGACGGTGGAGCAGTGGATGATAATACCATTGATTTAAGACTTTTGGATGGTCAAGATGACAAGGCGGAGATCGTGTTTGTGGCTGGAGGTGATTTTGACCGTGTCCGTATTAGCTATATGCCACTGGCTGGTGTCCTGAGCAGTGGATGGAGAGTATATCAGGCGCAGATCAATTATACCTTACCCACCGCCATCAGTACTGGCGTCGAAGTATGCGCTGGAGACATGGCCACATTGTCTGCTACAGCAAGCGATGGGACCACCTTGAGATGGTATGATGCAGCTACTGGCGGCACCATGCTCGCAGAGGGGAGTTCCTTCACTACCGGGGCGTTGATGACCCCGGGGACAGTTACCTACTATTTGGCTGTAGTGAAAGGCACATGTGAAGATCCCGACAGGACCCCTGTGGAGGTGGCGGTGAAACCAAGCCCTACAGCTGCAGATATAGCAGTATCAGGAAATGAGAATCCTGTTTGTGCTGACGTGCCCGTGGTATTGACGCCTTCAGTGGCCGCTGGCAGCACACTAGTGACTGGTGCGGGTGCCTTTAGCTGGTACTTGGATGCTGCCCGCACTATGCCTATCAGTGATGGTGATGTGGATGGAGGCATTAGCTATGCTATTGACGCCAATGGTGTGCTGACCATTACGGGCCTAAGTGGCGCCGATAGTCCTTACCGTTATTACGTAAGCGTAGTGGGAGATAATGGATGTGAAAATGCCCCCGATAGGCTTAAAGAAGTACCTGTTGAAATCAACCGCAACGCAACTGATGCTGATATTGGGCTAGCTGATGAAATCACCCAATGCGTGGGCTCTCCTGTGACATTGACGCCAAGTACCGGTATAGCAGACCCTGTATTCAGTTGGTATTTGGATGAAGCCAAGACGGTGCCGATAAATGATGGTGACACCGATGGAAGCGTGACCTATAGCATAGCTCCTAGTGGAGCCTTGACGATCGAAGGCATTGCCGCGAACAGCAGTAAGATGTTTTATGTCTCCGTAAGTGGAAGGGACGTTTGTGAGAATATTACCGGAAAAGGGGTCAATGTAAGCACCTCCAATACACTCGACAAGCCAGTCCTCAACATGGCTGACATGGTGGTGTGCGGGACAGGCAATGACGCGACCTTTGAAGTGACCAATTCCGCTGGTGGATTGACATATAAACTATTTGATGCAGAAACGGGTGGAAATGAAGTAACGGATGGAGTGACTATCGCCAATAATATCATCACCCTAGAGAGTGTCAATGCGGATGCTACTTACTGGGTAGAGGTCGCCGGTACTTCAGGGTGTGTGGGCGCTAGCCGGACACGAGTTACACTGACAGTCAATCAAACTGGCTCTGCTGCTGATATAGAAGCCGCTGGAGGAGCAATCTGTTCGGGGGGTAGCTTTACACTTTCTGCGAGTAGCACCATCAGCAATGCTACTTTCAGATGGTACACAGATGCCGCGCTTACCAACCAGGTTACAGAAAGGGACGTCTCTCCAACGAACACCACAACTTACTATGTCACTGTGGAAGGGGATAATGTGTGCGAAAACCTACCAGGTGAGTCAAAAGCTGTAACGGTAACGGTCAATAGAATCGGTACTTCTTCTGATATACAGGCTACTGGTGCTACTATTTGTGCAGGAGGAAGCCATATGTTAAGTGCTTCCAGTACTATTGAAAATGCCGTATTTAATTGGTATGCAGACCAAGAACTTACAGAGAAAATTGCTAGCTCAGAGGTCAGCCCAGCTGAAACGACCACTTACTACGTGACGGTGACCGGAGATGGGGTTTGTGAAAATCGGCCGGGTACTGCCAAGGCAGTAACGGTGATGGTAAATAGAAATGCAACACCAGACGATATAGATGCCGATGGTGGGGCAGTTTGTCCAGGGGAGAGCATTACCCTAAGTGCAAGCAGTAATGTAGCTAACTCTGTATTTACCTGGTATACCGACGCCGCGTTGACGACAGTGCTTACAGATGTGGAGGTAATGCCTACAGCGACCACTACCTATTATGTGACCGTCAGCGGTGATGGTGTATGCGAGAATGTCTCCGGTAATGCCAAGGAAGTCACCGTGTCTGTAAATTCGGTGCCTGCACCTACCGCGGACAGTGAAGTACAATCCTTCTGCGGTGCCGGCGGAGGGACTATAGCTGACCTACAGGTGAATGAAGCAAGTATTGTTTGGTATGACGCCGCCACTGGCGGAAACCAATTGGATCCATCTGAAACACTCGTGGAAGGAATGACTTATTATGCCGCTCGGGTGGATGTCAATACGGGTTGTGAAAGTGTCGATAGGCTGGCCATCATGGTAGCAGATTGTGCCCACTTGGAAGTAACTAAAACAGCAGAGCTACCAACGGTTGTGGTCGGTCAAATGTTTGATTACACCATCGCCATTACGAACTCCGGTGTAGTACCGGCCCAAAATGTGGTGGTGACCGATGAGGTACCTGTTGAGCTGCAAGTTTTGGAAGCTTCTCATGATGGCGCCGTTTCAGGCAACAATGTCACTTGGACAATTGCTGAAATTGGAGCGGGTGAGACCTTGGAGTTGACACTTGGCGTGATGGCACTGACCGAAAGCCAAGGAGTGGTGAACAGTGTCACCGCGGACAGTGATAATGCGGATCCAGATGATGACGACTCTGATCCTACCACCATCCTAAGCGATGATATAGACTTGGCGATGAACAAGACAGTGTCCGCACCAGTGATAGAGATCGGCCAGGAATTTACTTATATCCTGACA
Coding sequences within it:
- a CDS encoding RagB/SusD family nutrient uptake outer membrane protein, encoding MKYLNRKYWIGLAMLTLSACDIDRSPYDSITSDDLANSETSAQSVTLGNYSRMKDWSDNWHRLFEYPSDNVALSGTTTDPLFFTYNYQRIPNGYRVEGFWRSSYQIIVGTNKVIEAVEEGGTDADDQLLAENYYIRALMHYQLVNILGRPYAQGRDNEGVPLKLDGDPENIPVRSTVGEVYDQVEADLLRAASLFTEDKSNVYASQEAAWALLSRLYLYMEDNSKAIEYADKVIESGKFSLVDTDRLADYTKMAPESNSETIFAIKFIPDADYASNGWYTVGSLYANIQGTGWGRCTLPGGTWKWSGNIQKISGIILSNLW
- a CDS encoding RagB/SusD family nutrient uptake outer membrane protein, encoding MDESITWALYVDDSYSYKWKEVTASGDDYVYTEDGQQKTLQKESDGHGGYHYFIQTEEGSKRVLIDNKLDVRNGFPKYYVLKCSGQEDQVHLWSPVISRLAEMYLNRAEANAKLGNDVLALEDVNMIRSRAGIPDIGLHTMANLGDKSVLDVVLEERQLELAYEGHRKVDVFRNGRTMNREYPGTHLSGNSPIYTIPANDNAVVEYLPEGQLLIHEGLTQNP
- a CDS encoding Ig-like domain-containing protein, producing the protein MASIFTKPITCRDVSVLLLLLLFSYQTSYGQGTKELADEVTFSSPNVPAGLLDFPPYDKETVETPQNATVDDEAFARLLASPGLIAGLGAYHGELELKYPSILPANTTTYIRVDGSNGLFNLLLGGSLGELLGDVLSLVALGEQEFTVIARNGSDEVYSRSTTQGFDTDRARVVTGADGNFYIAITPDGEYDRVFIENGSLSLLGLGDEVNLDVYNAFNYESASICGNPIGTSYDVSGVNLDLLNLGGSAADNLHYAIDGDESTYTSLSPGVLSVAGVLEQHFYFDGLGKDTDEVMVTFSADPDVLDVNLLGNIELVAYNGDTEVGRQDLENLGSDLLGIAQLDLLGLLADGEAVTFTMTPGAAFDRFEIEVSTLLDLGTSQSLRVHEVSRTPGRPVIDGVDDEQNMLVCAGEEVTLNATVASGDQVKWYDAPIGGNLLHTGASFNIGEVGGKSTYYASTVRPGCAEESIRVPATVDINKNPLISLNGSAVYNIAVGESFILPGATATNEDGSDVAVTWAALDGAPFTAPNIAGQFTQGGRYVYRVSATGAECTNFVDVVVNVFDPDGCPPVYNRRYATSAEDFTTSSLLGLQLGSVTNTESAAGNDMQDYSELLETVGTSLLGLTGETSQTVRWNTMVPAGTPVSIKLGREYGAAGVAGGIYVQAVDGDPVNGDELLGIRQVADANLVSAVNGINEFVYTFIPVDANGVPVPYNAVKISLASLLNAVQQVRVYGAYYHETSTTLESCTFGALDYLTGFEAIIGGLDVASGLTSVTDPGLAFDNDESTYAVMNNAVGANVSTKLDVTFAAPAIAGDSVFIKVGGATGLLDLTLLEGYTIQRYLGNQEVGEPLDVGSSLLELRLLEGGAEQALTFINDTPFDRIKILTGGVVEAIDNLRVYEIKLIPLSELDGEQHDDATGTDYMEICPGDIIELPDASCDQIKFFTDETGDTEITTDEIAAWAPGTVQTVYLQVVRFGCEDGIDRRPIEIRVKESSGDLLENILVNGIDAGAFCPSSGPVTLEAGLISGAPSGVAYQWFVDNAGTPEPLSGETNATLELSGLTAGEHTYYLSLSADGFCTPAPIPVDFTINRNATEDDIHIDDLTQCVGVPAMLSPSSDIANPVFTWYYDAAKTTPITDGDTDGGVSYAINADGELTITGIADGSSEVVYVTVTGDEVCENIEGKEVTVTVSDDLPAPTFTTADVRLCGTGQDAVFEVTNSAGGFTYTVYDAETGGTEVTAGVSIADNIITISNVTADASYWVAVNGAGGCIGTVRSEISVAVLPIANEADLEVIGAPICEGETTTLSASSATVTNPIFRWYSDADLTNLIFEGFDYEVSPSSTTTYYVTVQGDGICENLPGTADAATLTVNEVPDVPGVSGDVRISEGFGTMLSASVGDTTPADVQIVWYDETGNELATGASYNTGPLNQGTYTYYAQARNTVSGCTSAGRGEVTVTVGPPNPIEDCTIANAQTNGTDPVCVLCSVEDPDNAVDGNLNTFARFVAPASVSGGVWQELKFPSNGTAGDTITVTIGSGGSLIDLDLLSGLQFETYNGLTSNSDGGAVDDNTIDLRLLDGQDDKAEIVFVAGGDFDRVRISYMPLAGVLSSGWRVYQAQINYTLPTAISTGVEVCAGDMATLSATASDGTTLRWYDAATGGTMLAEGSSFTTGALMTPGTVTYYLAVVKGTCEDPDRTPVEVAVKPSPTAADIAVSGNENPVCADVPVVLTPSVAAGSTLVTGAGAFSWYLDAARTMPISDGDVDGGISYAIDANGVLTITGLSGADSPYRYYVSVVGDNGCENAPDRLKEVPVEINRNATDADIGLADEITQCVGSPVTLTPSTGIADPVFSWYLDEAKTVPINDGDTDGSVTYSIAPSGALTIEGIAANSSKMFYVSVSGRDVCENITGKGVNVSTSNTLDKPVLNMADMVVCGTGNDATFEVTNSAGGLTYKLFDAETGGNEVTDGVTIANNIITLESVNADATYWVEVAGTSGCVGASRTRVTLTVNQTGSAADIEAAGGAICSGGSFTLSASSTISNATFRWYTDAALTNQVTERDVSPTNTTTYYVTVEGDNVCENLPGESKAVTVTVNRIGTSSDIQATGATICAGGSHMLSASSTIENAVFNWYADQELTEKIASSEVSPAETTTYYVTVTGDGVCENRPGTAKAVTVMVNRNATPDDIDADGGAVCPGESITLSASSNVANSVFTWYTDAALTTVLTDVEVMPTATTTYYVTVSGDGVCENVSGNAKEVTVSVNSVPAPTADSEVQSFCGAGGGTIADLQVNEASIVWYDAATGGNQLDPSETLVEGMTYYAARVDVNTGCESVDRLAIMVADCAHLEVTKTAELPTVVVGQMFDYTIAITNSGVVPAQNVVVTDEVPVELQVLEASHDGAVSGNNVTWTIAEIGAGETLELTLGVMALTESQGVVNSVTADSDNADPDDDDSDPTTILSDDIDLAMNKTVSAPVIEIGQEFTYILTVTNQTATPALNVTVTDYMPAQVRYLGSNAPADIVENYDATSGELTFTIPEIPGETVVEITLRVEAQDRGLVTNSAAVETADQVDRFEGDNTATINHDQLEVTIPNVFSPNGDGINDTWEIEGLTELYPENEIIVVNRWGGEVFKTSNYQNDWDGGSLDEGTYYYRVIIRDGDTGRETEFTGYVTILR